The genome window CTGCAGTGGTTTACTTGTTTTCACCAAAAATTGATAAAATATAGACTTTGGTTGCCATGCAcaaacttttaaaaacaaaagcaaaaatgaaagcaatttcctagaaatgtatcagtcaggatttccAAATAATATCTCAAACTTTAAACATGCCACAAGTCTTCCAGAGAATAAGGATATGTCTTTATTGTGGGTACATCTTTATTGTGCAGTAAAGTTTTATACTGCTGTGCTAAATGAAAGTTTGGATGAACCACATGCCATTTAGATAAGCGGTACAATCATTTTCTTGCCATATAATCACTCCTGTGTTTATTGCATCCTGAGAGATCCAAAAATATCCCAAGAATATCCACAAAAAAGACTTTTACAGTGATGAGATTAATTATAGGATTTAATCTAAAGTTCTGTGATTTTAAATATATGCTAAAGATAAAATGATGCAAGCTAATTGtcaataaatttttttttgttggaaaagacaattttttttattttaaatcaaatcaataacTCTGATCATAATACACAAATATGTCTTCAGCTTTACTATATATATTCATCAACATGTATGATTTATACAGTCATAAAAATGTTGTGTAATCTGCTTAAAGTGAATTAATAGTGTAGTTTTAGGTGCTGATCAAATAACAAGGCATAGAAACAATACAGAATGAGAATTTGGCATCACTTCTTCTAATTACACTCAGCCAGGACTTCTTGCATCTTGGTCTGAATTTCCAAGACCTTTTGGCCCCATTCTTTCTTGaactcctcctcatcatccccAGTGACTACATAGTAGGCCATCAGAGCTATGAGGCCGATGTAGAAGAGGTTGGTCAGATGAGCGCATTTTGCCTCCATAAACTTCTTGTTCCTCTCGGACTGCTCTAGATAATATTTCAGTAGTGGCCTCTCAAATGGACCCTGCTTTTCCATGACGGAGTTATAGTACATTAGCAAAATCTGAAAGCTGCCTTGCTTTCTATAGATATCCTTGAAATCCTCTTTGTAAACCATCTCATTGTCGGGGTTCTTCCTGATCCTGTCTACCATGTTCTTGAAGGCTTTGTACTGGGTCTCGATGTTCTGTTCCAGCTGACCATAGTTTGTGTTGATCTCTTGAATGAGGATCTGGTCCAGCAGCTGCTTGTTCTGTACAGAGATGCTCTCCAACTTGTCATCAATCTGCTGGAATTCCTTCTCCAGCTTGTTGAACTTCTCACAACATGGTTTATGGTATAAATGATCCTGTTGGGCCaaatgtttatttcagacttGTTAAATAATGACTTTTCAAAGTAATTggcaaaaaattaaaattgcTTTTTGAAGTCATTTATTCCCCATACCATGTTGAAGATaattcagtaataataattctaatagTTAGGCTACAATGACAGAAATGCAGCAGGTTTCTCAGCAGGTTTATTGACCAACCAAAGCATGAAGGTAGCAAGAACATGACATTTTCCCTTAAATGTTAAAACATGGCTGATTAAAAGTCACTGTTTCATGTGCAAGTAAATGTTTCAttacatacaaaacaaaacaaactgcaaatcattacaaaaatatgttttttttaaccaaatatATTCATACAGTGTATGCACAATACCTTGCATAAGCATCcaacaatatttatatataccctgtaaaataatttacaaacataaaagttttaaaaacacacctaaCACCCCGTTACTGTGAGTCACCTAAAAGAGCTCTTTTTGAAAGAGATGTGGTTTTGACCCCGATCAATAAAGTTGATTGGTCTACTTAGCCCTCTTGTGGAACAACAGAGCATAACCTTTTGTCACATTTGTCTTTACATTTTGAGTTGTTTTGTGTACCAATTTTAAAATCTGTGTAGCAAAATATAATTTTGTCCCTTTTATTAAACTTGTGTGAATCAGGGGAACGGAATCACTTGCACCTGCTGAGCACCTCCTGCATCTTCTCTTGCACTTCCTCCATCTTCATAGCCCACTCCTCTCTCAGGCCCTCTTCGTCATCCCCAATGATGGCGGCGTAACCCATCAGAGCGATGAGGCCGACGCAGAAGAGGTAGGTGATGTGTGTGCACAGGCGCTCCATCACGCTCCGCTCTCCTTTAGAGTAAGTCATGTAGACGTCGAGGATGGGCTGGCTGAAGAGCTTGGGCTTGCCCATTACACCATCGTAGAGTGTGTGCAGGTTCTGGTCACCCAAGTCGTTAGCATAGCTTTCCTCAAAATCATCACGCTTTCTCTCCACGTGCTCGGGTCGTGCCTTCACCACCTCCATGAACTTACGGAACTGGTTGCGTAGGTTGTTCTCTACCTGGCTGTATTGCCCGTCCAGCGTCTCCTTCTTGATCTGGAGCAACGTGCTCTGGTTCTGCCTCGAAATCTCATCCAGGGCTCGGTTCACGCTGACAAACTCACCTCGGAGTTTCTGAATCTCTTCGTCGTCCACATGGTGAATGATGATGCGGATCAGCGAGCCCGCCACACCGAAGATGGGGTTCACCACAGCGGCTGCGGACGAGATGGTGGCTACACACTGCAGCGCCTTCACCAGGCCACGCTTCAGCTTGTCTCGGTCCTCCGAGATCTCGATGTCATCCATGGCCTAAAACAGAAAAGTTGGTCTGATGGGCAGAAGAATAAAGTCAACTAACCTTCATTCAGAGCACTTTGTTTCTAGTTAAAGGATTAGACTCTTATAGAGATTGACCTACATGAGTGTTATTTACAaagatgaaattaaataaattgtagTTGTTTGTTAATCTCTTTTTTCAGACACTAACTGGAGGAATTCAGCAGAAAGAAAACAGCTGAAGTGTGAGAACTGATGGAGAAGAACGTTTTTTCAACGGCTGAATTGAAAAAATAGTGTCAATGCAGCTTTGGAGGAAGTAAAACCACAAAGAGCTTTCAAGCAGCAGAGTGAAAAGTTAACTTCCTGTGTCTTGATGACTGACATTTCACACTAGAGCAGACAGAGCTAACGTAGAGCAAAGGTGTAtgaatttacaaataaaattaacacAGGTAGCTGCTTTAGGCTTAAAGGTCAAGTTTTAACTTTGGCAATTGTAATTTTGGTACGCTTTTGGACGTAATATTGAATTTATTTGGAGTATTCTTAGGTTATCCTTCGGTTTATTTTTGATTGCCTCTTACAATTCTTATTCTATTACAATCTGGATTACTTTTTggattaaatcattaaatttacatttttatctcaacCTTCTTGACTGGTCCTCTTTGATCCTCTTTCCCTGGTaaggttattttatttttgactccTCAGACGTGTTTAAGACGTGATAAAGCATTAAACAATGCTTTATCATGAGCCAgactttcagaaaaaaagatttgattTACACATAAATTTATGCAGCTGCCTAATATAAAGACTGCGTCAAGCAATGAAACACCGCCTGCTATCAGGATCGACTCATCAggttaaaaaaacagaacaaacaaatGGCGACTCAACCCTATCCAACACCATGATCAAAATATAGAGACTTTACACGAGGTATAATGACTACCAgaggaaacagaaaaaagaaagagggtcCGAGGGCATGAGGATCTTACCTACGTTAATGTCTGTCGGGTT of Hemibagrus wyckioides isolate EC202008001 linkage group LG23, SWU_Hwy_1.0, whole genome shotgun sequence contains these proteins:
- the LOC131344580 gene encoding protein rapunzel-like; its protein translation is MDDIEISEDRDKLKRGLVKALQCVATISSAAAVVNPIFGVAGSLIRIIIHHVDDEEIQKLRGEFVSVNRALDEISRQNQSTLLQIKKETLDGQYSQVENNLRNQFRKFMEVVKARPEHVERKRDDFEESYANDLGDQNLHTLYDGVMGKPKLFSQPILDVYMTYSKGERSVMERLCTHITYLFCVGLIALMGYAAIIGDDEEGLREEWAMKMEEVQEKMQEVLSRCK
- the LOC131343965 gene encoding protein rapunzel-like codes for the protein MSCSCYLHALFNKLEKEFQQIDDKLESISVQNKQLLDQILIQEINTNYGQLEQNIETQYKAFKNMVDRIRKNPDNEMVYKEDFKDIYRKQGSFQILLMYYNSVMEKQGPFERPLLKYYLEQSERNKKFMEAKCAHLTNLFYIGLIALMAYYVVTGDDEEEFKKEWGQKVLEIQTKMQEVLAECN